Proteins from one Deinococcus actinosclerus genomic window:
- a CDS encoding ammonium transporter has translation MTHLRKTLPLALLLGGAALAQTKAPTLDTGDTAWMIVASALVLLMTPGLAFFYGGLSRTQSVLNTMMMSVVCIGLVGVLWLLGGYSIAFAPGGNAFFSGLSNFGFNGLAGQLTGTIPSYIFAAFQAMFAIIAVALISGAVIERMRFGAFVLFGGLWSLLIYAPLAHWVWNADGWLFKLGVLDFAGGTVIHIAAGVSGLVAASVLGARIGFPKTAHVPHNVPFVLLGAGLLWFGWMGFNAGSALAANQTAALAFMTTLIAPAAAMLTWLGLESVRTGKPTAVGAATGLVVGLVAITPACAFVSPLASVLVGALGAAASFAAVQFKARMKADDALDVFACHGVAGIVGALLTGALAFTTGSGKPWGEQMLIQIIGVAASVLWTGLGSFILLKLVGLVMPLRVPVGQEIAGIDVSAHSEQGYSDSETGLGAPVFVGGD, from the coding sequence ATGACCCACCTCCGCAAGACCCTCCCGCTGGCCCTGCTGCTGGGCGGCGCGGCCCTCGCGCAGACCAAGGCGCCCACACTCGACACCGGCGACACCGCCTGGATGATCGTCGCCTCCGCCCTGGTGCTGCTGATGACCCCGGGCCTCGCGTTCTTCTACGGCGGCCTGAGCCGCACCCAGAGCGTCCTGAACACCATGATGATGAGCGTCGTCTGCATCGGTCTGGTCGGCGTGCTGTGGCTGCTCGGCGGGTACTCGATCGCGTTCGCGCCCGGCGGCAACGCCTTCTTCAGCGGCCTGAGCAACTTCGGCTTCAACGGCCTGGCCGGGCAGCTGACCGGCACCATCCCCAGCTACATCTTCGCGGCCTTCCAGGCGATGTTCGCGATCATCGCCGTCGCGCTGATCAGCGGCGCCGTCATCGAGCGCATGCGCTTCGGGGCGTTCGTGCTGTTCGGCGGCCTCTGGAGCCTGCTGATCTACGCCCCGCTGGCCCACTGGGTCTGGAACGCCGACGGCTGGCTGTTCAAGCTGGGCGTGCTGGACTTCGCGGGTGGCACCGTCATCCACATCGCCGCCGGGGTCAGCGGGCTGGTCGCCGCGTCCGTGCTGGGCGCCCGCATCGGCTTCCCCAAGACCGCGCACGTGCCCCACAACGTCCCCTTCGTGCTGCTGGGCGCGGGCCTGCTGTGGTTCGGCTGGATGGGCTTCAACGCGGGCTCCGCGCTGGCCGCCAACCAGACCGCCGCGCTGGCCTTCATGACCACCCTGATCGCCCCGGCCGCCGCGATGCTCACCTGGCTGGGTCTGGAAAGCGTCCGCACCGGCAAACCCACCGCCGTGGGCGCCGCCACCGGACTGGTTGTCGGGCTGGTCGCCATCACCCCCGCCTGCGCCTTCGTCTCCCCGCTCGCCTCGGTGCTGGTCGGCGCGCTGGGCGCCGCCGCGAGCTTCGCCGCCGTGCAGTTCAAGGCCCGCATGAAGGCCGACGACGCGCTGGATGTCTTCGCCTGCCACGGCGTCGCCGGGATCGTCGGCGCCCTGCTGACCGGCGCGCTGGCCTTCACCACCGGCAGCGGCAAGCCCTGGGGCGAGCAGATGCTCATCCAGATCATTGGCGTAGCGGCCAGCGTCCTGTGGACCGGCCTGGGCTCCTTCATCCTGCTGAAACTGGTCGGGCTGGTCATGCCGCTGCGCGTCCCCGTGGGTCAGGAGATCGCCGGGATCGATGTCAGCGCCCACAGCGAGCAGGGCTACTCCGACAGCGAAACCGGCCTGGGCGCCCCCGTCTTCGTCGGCGGCGACTGA
- a CDS encoding P-II family nitrogen regulator: protein MKLITAVVRPERVQQVKEALFQAGISGITLSRVSGHGGEQSVVEHYRGTRVMVEFHDKVEFRMAVSEPFVQAAIDAICKGARTGEVGDGKIFVQPMERVIRIRTGEEDTAALTPVTETKLTPDSL, encoded by the coding sequence ATGAAACTGATCACGGCCGTCGTTCGTCCGGAACGGGTGCAGCAGGTCAAGGAGGCCCTCTTCCAGGCGGGCATCAGCGGCATCACGCTCTCCCGCGTCAGCGGGCACGGCGGCGAGCAGTCCGTCGTCGAGCACTACCGGGGCACCCGCGTCATGGTGGAATTCCACGACAAGGTCGAATTCCGCATGGCCGTCAGCGAACCCTTCGTGCAGGCCGCCATCGACGCGATCTGCAAGGGCGCCCGCACCGGAGAGGTCGGGGACGGCAAGATCTTCGTGCAGCCCATGGAGCGCGTGATCCGCATCCGCACCGGTGAGGAGGACACGGCCGCCCTGACGCCCGTCACCGAGACCAAGCTCACCCCGGACAGCCTGTGA
- a CDS encoding P-II family nitrogen regulator, protein MKLVTAVIRPERVQQVKEALFQAGISGITLGRVSGHGGEQEVVEHYRGTRVMVEFRDKVEVRMAVSDPFVQAAIDAICLGARTGEVGDGKIFVQPLEQVVRIRTGERDTAALTPVTETRLTPA, encoded by the coding sequence ATGAAACTGGTCACGGCTGTCATCAGGCCCGAACGGGTCCAGCAGGTCAAGGAAGCCCTCTTCCAGGCGGGCATCAGCGGGATCACCCTCGGGCGCGTCAGCGGCCACGGCGGCGAGCAGGAAGTCGTCGAGCACTACCGCGGCACCCGCGTCATGGTCGAGTTCCGCGACAAGGTCGAGGTCCGCATGGCGGTCAGCGACCCCTTCGTGCAGGCCGCCATCGACGCCATCTGCCTCGGCGCGCGCACCGGCGAGGTCGGCGACGGCAAGATCTTCGTCCAGCCGCTCGAACAGGTCGTGCGGATCCGCACCGGCGAGCGCGACACCGCCGCCCTGACCCCCGTCACCGAGACCCGCCTCACCCCCGCCTGA